A genomic region of Mycolicibacterium poriferae contains the following coding sequences:
- a CDS encoding TetR/AcrR family transcriptional regulator: MPLRSHSVDPRAERVRNRLRVAAFALAQERPVDHITVGDLVTRADVSRQVFYRHFRDRDDAVAAAITHAFTEAVAQDPGSEPRAQILRVFDFAAEHHAMYRNVVPSTVTRHVVNTFREALLPACQQIAATGTARLSTAGAVGAPPAPESVARFLVGGFMEVLRSWMEDPDATDLAGRVNAALDTVDALLGQSTPQKGPHHG; encoded by the coding sequence GTGCCCCTTCGCAGCCACAGCGTCGACCCCCGCGCCGAACGCGTCCGAAACCGTCTGCGCGTAGCGGCGTTCGCGTTGGCACAGGAGCGGCCCGTCGACCACATCACCGTCGGTGACCTGGTGACCCGCGCCGACGTGAGTCGGCAGGTCTTCTACCGGCACTTCCGCGATCGCGACGACGCGGTGGCGGCGGCGATCACGCACGCGTTCACCGAGGCGGTCGCGCAGGACCCCGGCTCCGAGCCGCGGGCCCAGATCCTGCGCGTGTTCGACTTCGCCGCCGAACACCACGCGATGTACCGCAACGTCGTGCCCAGCACGGTGACCCGGCATGTGGTCAACACCTTTCGCGAGGCGCTGTTGCCGGCCTGCCAGCAGATCGCCGCCACCGGCACCGCGAGGCTTTCCACGGCCGGGGCCGTGGGCGCCCCGCCGGCACCCGAGTCGGTCGCCCGGTTTCTCGTCGGCGGCTTCATGGAAGTGCTGCGGTCCTGGATGGAGGACCCGGACGCCACCGATCTCGCCGGCCGCGTCAATGCGGCGCTGGACACGGTCGACGCGCTGCTGGGCCAGTCGACACCACAGAAAGGACCTCATCATGGGTAG
- a CDS encoding nucleoside deaminase, producing MPISDDDLAHLRRCVELARVALGEGDEPFGSQLVGQDGTVLFADHNRVKDGDHTRHPEFAIARWAVRNLGTEQRSRATVYTSGEHCPMCSAAHAWVGLGRIVYAASAAQLTAWLQEWGAPPPPVAGLPIATVAPGIWADGPADELTEEMKALYAKAFAR from the coding sequence GTGCCGATCAGCGACGACGACCTCGCGCACCTGCGCCGGTGCGTGGAGCTCGCCCGCGTCGCGCTCGGCGAGGGTGACGAGCCGTTCGGCTCGCAGTTGGTGGGCCAGGACGGCACCGTGTTGTTCGCCGACCACAATCGGGTCAAGGACGGTGATCACACCCGCCACCCCGAGTTCGCCATCGCGCGCTGGGCGGTCCGCAACCTGGGAACGGAGCAGCGGTCCCGCGCCACGGTGTACACCTCGGGAGAGCACTGCCCGATGTGCTCGGCGGCGCACGCCTGGGTGGGGTTGGGGCGCATCGTCTACGCCGCCTCGGCGGCGCAACTGACCGCGTGGCTGCAGGAGTGGGGCGCGCCCCCGCCGCCGGTCGCGGGGCTGCCCATCGCGACCGTCGCCCCCGGCATCTGGGCCGACGGGCCCGCGGACGAACTGACCGAGGAGATGAAGGCGTTGTACGCGAAAGCATTCGCCCGATGA